The following coding sequences are from one Parabacteroides pacaensis window:
- a CDS encoding START-like domain-containing protein: MNKEKFHIEYIFDKVSQKSLWNHLTTPPGLSAWFAEDVSIDGNIYTFKWNKATEEAELVSMKPGTNVRYRWIEDEEEHTYFEFIIHSIELTGGTALEITDFAEPDEKADSISLWDSQIETLRRTLGI, from the coding sequence ATGAACAAAGAGAAGTTTCACATCGAATATATATTCGATAAGGTTTCACAAAAGAGCTTGTGGAACCACCTTACAACTCCACCAGGACTTTCTGCTTGGTTTGCAGAAGATGTTTCGATCGACGGAAATATCTATACTTTTAAATGGAATAAAGCGACGGAAGAAGCAGAATTAGTGTCTATGAAGCCAGGAACCAATGTTCGTTACCGTTGGATAGAAGATGAAGAAGAACATACCTATTTCGAATTTATCATTCATTCTATCGAACTTACCGGCGGTACGGCCCTTGAAATTACCGATTTTGCAGAACCCGATGAAAAAGCCGACTCTATTAGTTTATGGGACTCCCAGATAGAAACTCTCCGGCGGACACTTGGTATTTAG